The DNA window GGGTAAGGCGCGTGAAGCGTGGGTCGCAAAGCGTGAGGGGCCGGGGGCTCGGCACTTCCTCTCACGTCTCACGCCCAAAGGAGATTCCATGTCCGAGAAGCCCTGGGGCGGGCGATTCCGGGAAGAGACCCTGAAGATCGTGGAGCGGTTTACCGCTTCCATCGGCTTCGACCGGCGGATGTACCGGCAGGACATCCGGGGTTCCCAGGCCCACGCGCGGATGCTTGCGGCCGTGGGGGTGCTCACGACGGAGGAGGCCGAGACGCTCGTGGCGGGCCTCGACCGGGTGCTCGCGGAGATCGAGGCGGGCACCTTTGTCTTCCGCGACGCCGACGAAGACATCCACATGGCGGTGGAGAAGCGCCTCACCGAGCTCGTGGGCCCGGTGGGGGGCAAGCTCCACACGGGCCGGAGCCGCAACGACCAGGTGGCCCTGGATCTTCGGCTCTACCTGGCCGACGAGGTCCCGGAGGTGCTGGACCTCCTGCGGGGGCTGTGCGAGGTCTTCCTGACCCGGGGCGAGGCCGAGGCCGCCGTGCTCCTGCCCGGCTACACCCACCTCCAACGCGCCCAGCCCGTGACCTTCGGCCACCACTGGCTCGCCTACTTCGAGATGTTCCTCCGGGACGCCGAGCGGTTTCGCGACGCCCTGGGGCGGATCCGACGCTCTCCGCTCGGGGCCGGCGCGCTCGCGGGCACCCCCTATCCCCTGGACCGGGCACGGGTGGCCCGGGAGCTCGGGTTCGCCGAGGTGTGCCGCAACAGCCTGGACGCCGTGTCGGACCGGGACTTCGCTGTGGAGTTCCTCTTCGCCGCGACGGTGGTCATGACCCACCTCTCGCGCCTGTCCGAAGAGCTCGTCCTCTGGTCGGCCCAGGAATTCCGGTTCGTGGAGCTCTCCGACGGCTTCTGCACGGGCTCCTCCATCATGCCCCAGAAGAAGAACCCCGACGTGCCCGAGCTCCTGCGGGGCAAGGCAGGGCGCGCCGTGGGGAACCTGGTGGCGCTGCTCACCACCCTCAAGGCCCTGCCGCTCGCCTACAACAAGGACATGCAGGAGGACAAGGAGCCCGTCTTCGATTCCCTGGACACGGTCAAGGGCAGCCTCGCCATAGCCGTGGAGATGGTCCGGAGCCTCCGAGTGCGCCCCGAGAAGGCCGAGCAGGCCCTCCAGGCCGGCTACCTCACCGCCACGGATCTCGCGGACTACCTGGTGCGCAAGGGCCTGCCCTTCCGCCAGGCCCACGAGGTGGTGGGCCGCATCGTCGGCCACCTGGAGGCCGCCGGCGGCACCCTGGAGGGGCTGCCCCTGGAGACCCTGCGGTCCTTCTCGGACCGGATCGACGCCGACGTGTACGCCGCCCTCGATCCCCGGGCGAGCGTGGCGGCCCGCCGGGCCGTGGGCGGCCCCAACCCCGAGAACGTCCGGCGGGAGGCCCGCCTGGGCCGGGAGCGCCTCGATGCGGTCTGGCCGAGGAGGGACTAGGCTTGCTCTCCCCTCGCGGGAGAGGCCCGGGGCAAGGGGTGGGTCGGTCGTCCTGGCCCTCCTCGTCGTGCTGACCTGCGCCTCCTGCGGCCGCCGGGGTGACCCCCGGCCGCCGGAGC is part of the Thermodesulfobacteriota bacterium genome and encodes:
- the argH gene encoding argininosuccinate lyase, which produces MSEKPWGGRFREETLKIVERFTASIGFDRRMYRQDIRGSQAHARMLAAVGVLTTEEAETLVAGLDRVLAEIEAGTFVFRDADEDIHMAVEKRLTELVGPVGGKLHTGRSRNDQVALDLRLYLADEVPEVLDLLRGLCEVFLTRGEAEAAVLLPGYTHLQRAQPVTFGHHWLAYFEMFLRDAERFRDALGRIRRSPLGAGALAGTPYPLDRARVARELGFAEVCRNSLDAVSDRDFAVEFLFAATVVMTHLSRLSEELVLWSAQEFRFVELSDGFCTGSSIMPQKKNPDVPELLRGKAGRAVGNLVALLTTLKALPLAYNKDMQEDKEPVFDSLDTVKGSLAIAVEMVRSLRVRPEKAEQALQAGYLTATDLADYLVRKGLPFRQAHEVVGRIVGHLEAAGGTLEGLPLETLRSFSDRIDADVYAALDPRASVAARRAVGGPNPENVRREARLGRERLDAVWPRRD